A single Seriola aureovittata isolate HTS-2021-v1 ecotype China chromosome 19, ASM2101889v1, whole genome shotgun sequence DNA region contains:
- the LOC130160772 gene encoding NLR family CARD domain-containing protein 3-like — protein sequence MKLLMRQPYQAEDRRTSRKVHTKNTHDGRNDDTVPAMINGGTRRNHTLQQWGRRTQSSPENRQTKTRKGQGTAESTSDQNYTIRKPARNGGGSAMDQCEDREEGAPPSKTSLCGEREKKTRAQRRSHQHKPGSPVSSCVSLQSDRSKGRPVDFKHGQKSDQRVQQQSSDALNGQSAQPHQRDLDSIFMLLEENIVSFVKKELKKFKTVLSPDYPDSSKIQSEDKDLIDGDDEEQRRSSREAFLKVTVNFLRRMKQEELADCLQSRTDAKGQSCQHKLKSNLKKKFQCVFEGIAKAGNSTLLNQIYTELYITEGGTGEVNDQHEVRQIETASRKPVRPETTIRQEDIFKASPGRDGPIRRVMTKGVAGIGKTVLTQKFTLDWAEDKDNQDIQFTFPFTFRELNVLKERKFSLVELVHHFFTETKEAGICRFDQFQVVFIFDGLDECRLPLDFHNTEILTDVTESTSVDVLLTNLIRGKLLPSARLWITTRPAAANQIPPQCVDVVTEVRGFTDPQKEEYFRKRFRDEEQASRIISHIKTSRSLHIMCHIPVFCWITATVLEEVLKTREGGELPKTLTQMYIHFLVVQSKLKKVKYDGGSETDPHWSPESRKMIESLGKLAFEQLQKGNLIFYESDLKKCGIDIRAASVYSGVFTQIFKEESGLYQDKVFCFIHLSVQEFLAALHVHLTFINSGVNLMSEEQTTSRLSKVFRDKSKPKHFYQSAVDEALQSPNGHLDLFLRFLLGLSLENNEKQLRGLMTQTGSGSKTNQKTVQYIKKKLDKNLSPEKSINLFHCLNELNDRSLVEQIQQSLRSGSLSTDKLSPAQWSALVFILLSSEEDLDVFDLKKYSASEEALLKLLPVVKVSNKALLGGCNLSSRICEALSSVFSSQSSSLRDLDLSNNNLQDSGVKLLSAGLENPHCTLETLRLDMCYLSLRSCEALSRVLSSQSSSLRKLDLSNNDLRDAGVKGLSDVLKSPCYRLQTLSLSGCLVTEEGCASLASALSSNPSHLRELDLSYNHPGDSGVKLLSAGLETLRVDHGGQQWLKPGLRKYSCELELDTNTVNRKLKLSDNNRTVTLLTEKDQPYPDHPDRFDRCWQLLCRTGLTGRCYWEVEWRGTVDTAVTYRGIRRSGESAACRFGGNDQSWSLSCSASGYSVRHNNKETSVHLSSSSSSSSSSSSHRVAVYVDCPAGSLSFYRVSSDSLIHLHTFNTTFTHLHTFNTTFTEPLYPGFGLGFGLGVESLMLSLESSVSLCSL from the exons ATGAAGCTGTTGATGAGGCAGCCGTACCAGGCAGAGGACCGAAGAACCAGCAGGAAAgttcacacaaaaaacactcaCGATGGTCGAAATGATGACACTGTCCCAGCGATGATCAATGGGGGAACGAGGAGAAAtcacacgctgcagcagtggGGGCggaggactcagagcagccccgagaacaggcagacgaagacCAGGAAGGGGCAAG GGACGGCAGAATCCACCTCGGATCAGAACTACACCATCCGAAAACCAGCAAGAAACG GTGGGGGCTCTGCcatggatcagtgtgaggacagagaggagggagccccTCCCTCTAAAACCTCTCTGTGTGGGGAACGTGAGAAAAagaccagagctcagag GAGGAGCCATCAACACAAACCAGGTTCTCCTGTATCCAGCTGTGTGTCCCTGCAGAGTGACCGGTCCAAGGGTCGACCTGTTGACTTCAAACATGGACAGAAGTCTGATCAGAG GgttcagcagcagagctcagacGCTCTCAATGGTCAATCTGCCCAACCGCATCAAAGAGATCTGGACTCCATATTTATG ctgctggaggagaacattGTAAGTTTCGTAAAGAAAGAGTTGAAGAAGTTCAAGACAGTTCTCAGTCCAGATTACCCAGACTCCTCCAAGATTCAGAGCGAAGATAAGGACTTAatagatggtgatgatgaagagcagaggaggagcagcagagaggcattTCTGAAGGTCACGGTGAACTTCTTGaggagaatgaagcaggaggagctggctgactgtctgcagagca GAACTGATGCAAAAGGTCAATCTTGCCAACATAAACTGAAGtctaacctgaagaagaagttccagtgtgtgtttgaggggatcgCTAAAGCAGGAAACTCAACCCTTCTGAAccagatctacacagagctctacatcacagagggagggactggagaggtcaatgatcaacatgaggtcagacagattgaaacagcatccaggaaaccagtcagaccagaaacaaccatcagacaagaagacatctttaaagcctcacctggaagagacggaccaatcagaagagtgatgacaaagggagtggctggcattgggaaaacagtcttaacacagaagttcactctggactgggctgaagacaaagacaaccaggacatacagttcacatttccattcaccttcagagagctgaatgtgctgaaagagagaaagttcagcttggtggaacttgttcatcacttctttactgaaaccaaagaagcaggaatctgcaggtttgatcagttccaggtcgtgttcatctttgacggtctggatgagtgtcgacttcctctggacttccacaacactgagatcctgactgatgttacagagtccacctcagtggacgtgctgctgacaaacctcatcagggggaaactgcttccctctgctcgcctctggataaccacacgacctgcagcagccaatcagatccctcctcagtgtgttgacgtggtgacagaggtcagagggttcactgacccacagaaggaggagtacttcaggaagaggttcagagatgaggagcaggccagcaggatcatctcccacatcaagacatcacgaagcctccacatcatgtgccacatcccagtcttctgctggatcactgctacagttctggaggaggtgttgaaaaccagagagggaggagagctgcccaagaccctgactcagatgtacatccacttcctggtggttcagtccaaactgaagaaggtcaagtatgatggaggatctgagacagatccacactggagtccagagagcaggaagatgattgagtctctgggaaaactggcttttgagcagctgcagaaaggaaacctgatcTTCTATGAATCAGACCTGAAAAAGTGTGGCATTGatatcagagcagcctcagtgtactcaggagtgttcacacagatctttaaagaggagagcggcctgtaccaggacaaggtgttctgcttcatccatctgagtgttcaggagtttctggctgctcttcatgtccatctgaccttcatcaACTCTGGAGTCAATCTGATGTCAGAAGAACAAACAACCTCCCGGTTATCTAAAGTCTTCAGGGACAAATCTAAACCCAAACATTTCTACCAGAGCGCTGTGGACGAGGCCTTacagagtccaaatggacacctggacttgttcctccgcttcctcctgggTCTTTCACTGGAGAACAATGAGAAACAGTTACGAGGCCTgatgacacagacaggaagtggctcaaagaccaatcagaaaacagtccagTACATCAAGAAGAAGCTAGATAAGAATCTAtctccagagaaaagcatcaacctgttccactgtctgaatgaactgaatgatcgtTCTCTAGTGGAGCAGATCCAACAGTCCCTGAGATCAGGAAgtctctccacagataaactgtctcctgctcaatggtcagctctggtcttcatcttactgtccTCAGAAGAAGATCTGGatgtgtttgacctgaagaaatactctgcttcagaggaggctcttctgaagctgctgccagtggtcaaAGTTTCAAATAAAGCTCT GCTGGGTGGTTGTAATCTTTCATCGCGGAtctgtgaagctctgtcctcagttttcagctcccagtcctctagtctgagagacctggacctgagtaacaacaacctgcaggattcaggagtgaagctgctgtctgctggactggagaatCCACACTGTACACTTGAAACTCTCAG GCTGGATATGTGCTACCTGTCACTGcgaagctgtgaagctctgtccaGGGTtctcagctcccagtcctctagTCTAAGAAAgctggacctgagtaacaacgaTCTGCGGGATGCAGGAGTGAAAGGGCTGTCTGATGTACTGAAGAGTCCATGCTATAGGCTGCAAACTCTCAG TCTGTCAGGATGTCTagtcacagaggaaggctgtgcttctctggcttcagctctgagctccaacccctcccatctgagagagctggacctgagttacaatcatccaggagactcaggagtgaagctgctgtctgctggactggagactctcag aGTGGACCATGGTGGACAACAGTGGTTAAAACCTGGCCTGAGGAAGT attcctgtgaactggaactggacacaaacacagtgaacagaaagctcaaactgtctgacaacaacaggacaGTGACACTGTTGACAGAGAAAGACCAGCCTTATCCTGATCATCCAGACAGATTTGACCGCTGCTGGCAGCTGCTGTGTagaactggtctgactggtcgctgttactgggaggtcgaGTGGAGAGGAACGGTTGATACGGCAGTGACATACAGAGGAATAAGAAGGAGTGGAGAAAGTGCTGCCTGCAGGTTTGGTGGGAATGATCAGTCCTGGAGTCTGAGCTGCTCTGCCAGTGGTTACTCTGTCAGGCACAATAACAAGGAAACATCagtccatctctcctcctcttcctcctcctcttcctcctcctcctcccacagagtagcagtgtatgtggactgtcctgctggctctctgtccttctacagagtctcctctgactcactgatccacctccacaccttcaacaccaccTTCAC ccacctccacaccttcaacaccaccTTCACTGAACCTCTGTATCCTGGGTTTGGTTTGGGGTTTGGTTTGGGGGTGGAGTCTTTGATGTTGTCACTAgagtcctcagtgtctctgtgttcactGTAG